From the Chanos chanos chromosome 7, fChaCha1.1, whole genome shotgun sequence genome, the window GTGATAAGAGTTAAACCACtatgtctgtatttgtcttGGTGTTCCCAACAATATAAGAACAATGTGTGGGATTATGAAGAATAATATTTTTGGAAGAACATCAGATGGGTAAAGTTACACGGGTAATTCTTTACGCAAATGAAagcaggggtggaaaaagtaaaagtagaagtattcttgctaaataaaaaaaatttaatttaagtagagttaaagtaccCTTCCTGaaaaatatccctcctgaaaaaaatgatatctcGATATTTTCTGGGAGTTTGTTGAAGTAGATgatattttgcatccttcaaacatgtgtttgtaaaagtcttacGTTGTCCTAGCTCACTCTTGTTAGTATGACATTAAGTGTGGCCTACTAATGATATTaatggaaacaacatatttcaggaaaacaggtcttatttatttgcttaaaactgaagcattcaAGTAAAAGCATTGAAATCACCAGTGCAAGTATTATTGAGATCAAACGGTTTGCGGATGGTGAAACAAGTTAGTTGTCGAGCTGTCTTTAACGGCAGCCAATTTCCCGACATAGTTTGCAGATTGCCGCCTTTTGAGCGACGCCcgtcttttcaaagccaaaccacctccatgTGAGTGAGGAGGATCCATGTCTAGCAATTAAATCTGACAATGTAGATTGCGAGGCTGgtggtgtctgtattttgtctcctggcgttgtttgttcattcatttttaacttaAGTCATGCATTTTTAGGCAGCTATGCTAGCTGAACTTGTTGTGCGGTGACCATGTACGCCTGTGCTAGCACACTACGTGCACTTTCAATGCGCAGGTACAGTAGTTTATCCTAATAGGCTACGTGATGCAGTGAATGCGTGGTCTCTCaaggtgtgtttttgatttctgcAAAGCGAGTGACATACTCGATAATGTCAGCTCACGTTgttattaaaacaacaattgCGATATGATCATAGACGCTACATATCGCACACCCCCTAGTGATCAGTACAGTGTTCCCCATCCCTGGTGCGCTTTGGTGGtctgtttctcctgtctcccttcttttgtttgagttttttctcCTTGGGGTTAATCCCCATCTAATCTAATGTCACAAGGGGGACTAATTGGTCTGTATGGAGAAGAAACCTGTGTTTTAAGAGGTTGGTAATTGGAGAAGAGAGTGAATGCGGCCCCATTCGTGCACATTGACCCTGAATGACCCAGAATGGCAACAGGGCTTGGGCCTCGGGACAACGAGGAGGCGTACGAAGGGGGCAAAAGAGAAAGGACGGGGAAATCTGTGTCTCAGTACTTTTTAGACCTTTAAGGCATTGCATAACTTCCTGCTCATTGGCCCGTTCCTGAGAGGGAGTGCAAGAGACGGAGGAAGAAACAGCGAGACGCACGCAACTTTGGAGGTGGCTACAGGTCTTATCGAAACCCACAGGATTCTCGTGAAACGTCTGCGAGGCTAACGTCACCCACGTcaccttcctctctgtctccgcTGATCTTGGCTTCGCTAATTCCCCTCGTTCTCAGACTTCTAAGAAACAGCTCAGCTTACAAGATTAGCTTCACTTTAATTCCTAGTTAAAAGTCCCTGTTAATCTTCTGGAGAATATTTGAGACCTTTGGTTGAACATTACCTTGATTCTCAAGTAATTTAAATGGATTTCCAGTACGTTTTTTTATCCCTGCCAGTCCATGTCATGTCTTCTCTTATCAACCCCTTaaatatgcatgcacatgtgcttCAAACGATGGTTTTTACCAACACAGTTACAACACTTCctttcagtgaaactgaacagGACATCAGCAGTCATGAAATATCTTTCAAAGGGCTTGTGTTAGGTCATTTCTGAACTTGATTCTAATACAGTGATATCTATTGGCAGCAGTTTTTTTTATCGCTCAGCAATCCGAGAAGTTTCTGAACTCATTACACTTTCTTGAGGCTgctccctcaaaaaaaaaaaaaaaaacccagaacacacactcttaccgTAGAGTGGCACAGGAAGCCAAACACCACCATGACAATAGCTGGAGTAAGGATGACCCCAAACACCAGTCCGGCCAGGCAGGCGTTGATGGCGGCGATCACCAGGTTCTGAGCTGTCACTAGCACCGAGCAGGCCCAGCAGTCCAGCGAACCCCTCAGCTCCAGAGGAGCgtcccctcctcccccaccctccGCCATGAAATACGGCGGAGGCACCACCACCCGGGAGTCTCCCACGGGGGTCGTGGCGGGAGCGGTGGAGGCCACTGAGTTGGAGTGATGAAGGTGCTGATGATTTTGGTGGAGGTGGTTATGAGGCGAGAGTTCTTCAGACAGATCGAGGGCCTGATGGTGGGCCCCCTTCTCTAGAGTGCCATTCATACTCATTCTCACCTGTGAAGAAAGAGAATCCAAGACTGAGTTCACAAAATCACGGTACATCTTCAGCTACGACGTCATAATTCGGGTTCAGTTATGTCAtcataattcagtttaaattgTGACGTAATTTAATTCAGAAGGAATTGCACAGCACACTGGATTGGATTTTTTGCACACATGTTGGTGCAGCCTCTTTTCAAACACTGTATTTGATTTTCCTGTCCTCACGTCCTCTAGAAGCAGCCGCATAGCATAGACTGGTAGTGCTTTTCAACGGTTACAGCTGCTTCTCCCCTTTTTAAGACCCAGCACATTCTTTGAATTCTTGAGAGATTCTGGCGTATTTTGGGTGCAGGATGAGTCTTGGCTCGGTTGTGTAGAGttctaacagcaggtcagaTATACACAGTGCATGTATATCTGAGTTTTTTGTTTAGTCTGGGTGGACAGAATGACAAGGGGTCATAGTGGGGTTAGATCATTTATCAACAGGAAAGCAGTCTTATGCACTTCAAAATTAGCCTATCAGGGAGTGATTTTTATCTCAAAGTTGATTGGTCCCAAGTAACAGACACttacaggcatgtgtgtgtatgtgttcaaaAGATGAAAGGGAGCATGATGGAAAGATGAAACAAgactttaacaaaaaaaaaaaaatctcaaacaatttaggtgaatgtgtgtgtgtgtgtgtgtgtgtgtgtgtgtgtgtgtgtgtgagagagtgtgtgtgtgtgtgtgtgcgcgtgtgtgcgcgtgtgtgtgtgcgtgtgtgtgttgagtgtgtgttttgagagcaGAAACAATGGTGCTCACTGGAGTTTTGTCTACATTTGTGAgagaaacttgaaacttttaAGTGGgctgtctgtgtttaaactcaGAATTACAACAAACGATTCCTGTGACATATCAAACCACGAGGCTGATGTTCACACAGCAGGATTAAGTGTCGGGGAAAAGGAATGACGTCACAGGGCAATCTCTCGAACAATTTGAGTGTAAACAGTGCTAAATATGACGATCGGATACAAACACCCAACCCCCACTCTCTTAATGGCAAAATGTCTAACCATTGTCCAGACCATCTTGTTGCAGCCCTTAGAACAATAGAGAGAGGTCAGCGTCCAGGAAtactctgtgcctctctctggAGCACTAAATCTTTAAGTGAACACAGGATGGAGGACAAGACAGTCTTAACCCAAAGCAGGTCAGTGACATAGGCACTGAGTGACAATAGCAGACGCATGCCCTGTGTTAGGTTGGCTAAAACggtctgcatgtgtgttgaTGGCGGTGTTAGCTTCCTCCTTTTGTATTTGGGTAcgcagtgtttttatttttttttaagatttctaTTCGGAGGCCACTTTgatgttgtaaatatttttgggTGTTGTGTCATAGGTGCTGAATATTGGCGGGAATGAACTGTTAGCCTGGTGTGtcagactcaaaaaaaaaaaagaaagaaagaaagaaaaaactccaCCCACTCCACTAGTTACCAAGTTACCACATTTTTGTTCTAAGgcaaaaggagggggggggggggggggggggggggggggggggtactttcAAATTTTCTGGGAATTAAACCAGATTTGTCTTTCAGCCAAAATCACAAGACTTAATGTGAAAACCAGTTCAGTAATGCAGCCTTACAAGTGTGTTCTGAAGtgcctgttctctctttttttatgtgtgtatgtatgtgtatatatacatatatatatgtatgtatacttaTACAgatacgtacatacatatatatacatacacacacacacacacatatatatatatatatgtatacacacacacacacacacacacatatatatctgtgtgtgtgtatatgcacattttttttaacaacccAACTTAAATATGCATAACCGTGCAGACGATGATCTGGGGGCTTTTTCAGTACTCTGCCTGTGTCAGTTGAATGTTGTCCAAATATAGAGCATTACGAGTGAACAGATAAGGCCTAGGCTATTGCATAAATTCCCCTCAGAATCACTCAGAGTCTATCATTCTATGCAGTAAATCTCCTGTAGAGTGTTAGCACTCACCGTGTGATGTGGAGCCTGGTAGCTCTTTCCcctgttttctcctccttttcttcccttttttttaatcttgccTCCCCCTTTCCTTTTGCTCTCTCGCTTTTAGTTCGCTTGTCCTTCAGGCTTGGGTCCAGGTGAAGAGCAATGGCCAAAGCGTTAATATAAGTTCAAACTTTTGTAACTGTCCTGTATTTGTAATGCTGGGGATCCACACTTGAGTTACACTCTCAGATGCTGATCTTGTCTTCGTTTCTGTCGCTTGTCTTTGAACGTGTGTGCTCACAGCTGTAGCATCACCTCCTCGCGAACGCGTGtgctcactctccctgtctccctgactctctgtgtttgtcctctctcaccctgttTGGTTCTGAGTATTGACAGTGTCCAGTTTGGCAGTTATAGTGATGCCCCTCACttttccctcccttcctcctgctctctctctttttttttccctctctccctccccctttcctttcttctGCAGCGACTCTGTCCAAGCATGTGCTTTCTctgtgcccctctctctctctctctctctctctctctctctgtctctctctctctctctctctctctgtctctctcccctctctgatAACCTGTGGAGCCAggggtttgagtgtgtgtggagagagggagtgtttaTTTAAAGAGCTGAGGGGTGGGCTTTTAATCACCCCTTACGGAGGTGGAGAAAGAAATGAGCCCCCGGTGGTGAGGGGGATGATGAGTTTGGAAACACACAAAAGGCCCAGTAACTACACTTGACCACAGAGAAGCGTCTGATCAGCTCGCTCaccctgtttattttttcactccGTGTTTTAGTGCCACACGTCTCCTCCTCCAAAATGAACCAGGGTTGTTTTTCAACGTGTTGCGCAAATCTGCCAGTGTCTAGAGTAAAaccattctttttattttttggccTTCCTGTAAGTGATCTGTGCCAGAAATGACACATCTGTATTTTCAGCTTATTAGTGGAGTCAGCACCGTTGGCTTCATGACGAATGTTATTTTTCACCCTCGGCGTGGAATGTTTTACTTCGTGTGCTCGACTGTGTTCCGCTACCTGACATAGGAGACATATGACTCAGTCTCACTGTTGTTTTTAACTTGATACACACTCTTAAATGGTTTTGTCTTTCTAACCAACATCCGTGTGTTTCTCAGTTAGATGCAGATATAGAAGTCTTAAACAGCCATTCTTCAAATAatatttccattaaaaacacaaaataagcaAACACGTTCAATGATTAGTATCTTTCCggtgtccggaaagaatttattttaccggacaaatttgaaacttacaggtcacgtttcaataacagtctacgttacaaacgcaaatataacaTAGGCCTACACCTAGgctgatgaaagaatgacaatgacctcaaatcagtctgactgtttaatgaacagtaacgattcagcaaaacgaacagtaacaaCTGAGCAAAACCacaacattagccgctaaaatgcaagctattacaaaacatctgtagtctataacatctgtagcctttttttttttttaaaaaaaaaggctaggcctataTTGCATCACAAAGCCAAGTAACCTTttatcttctccttcttttcactgcggcaaagtcctctgctgccgacttgaaatcaaacgtgtccattGTGTCTACTCTCGaacgttttgtatgagcattattactggaCGTTTTGACCGACAAGTTTTtaatttaggttttttttttttttttaatcacattttaccaggcaaaaaacCGGCAATTTTACCGTCTAGCGGAAACCCTGATCTCTAAACATACGAGACACTCTGACTTAGAACAAATGGAGTTTTTGAAACAGTCCGTGAAAGAAGAAAGACTGAAGATATACAACACTTGTTGTGGTCTTCAGGGTGCTGTTTAGCCTGCAGTGCGTGTGGACGTTTGGGTTGGGCCGTTTGAGTGTAGGATCAGAGACGGCAAAGCCATAGGATCACTGAAGAATGATGGTAGGgaagagagatgtagagatgagagagagagagagagagagagaatgagtgggaACGTTGTGTTCATCTATTTAATGATGAAAAGCGTATCGGAGAATTGTGATAGCACATGGGCAGAAGAAAGGAGGCATTTGGGGAAGGGGACTGGGTTGCGTAACAGATAAGAAACCCAGCCGGGCATTCAGATCACAGACTCGTAATTAAGTCGTGTCTGAGATTGCCCCATGTTTttgtctgatctctctctccactcttccTTTGTTGTTCCTTTTGAGCTGACCTTGTTTGTTTACCTTTCCCCTTCCATTGGGGCATTACTCCACAGGGTCACATTTTCAGAGAAGACAGGAGGGAGGAGTGAGGTGAAAGGGTGGATGGCCAGAAGAAGAAAGGGgtcagaaagaacagaaagctTGAGAAGATGGAACGCTGATAGGCGTTCTGCGTCGCTGTGTCTTTCTCAGTCGTCCTTTGAccagtttagtttttaaatcGCATGTAGCTTTTATAGTGCCAGGGAGTTTACATTGAATAGAGGCAGTGAAAGATCATCAGATTGGATATGGTTTTAAAGAGATGTGATGTAGAGACTGAATAGCCTAAATGAGAAAAGCAATCATTTGAACGTAGTAAGATTTGTGTCTAGAGAAGCTTCCAACACATCAGGCACAATCACTGTTCCACACCAAAATCTTTATAAGTTGCAAATAGGTAGACGTGAAATAGCACTGCGTGGAGCTGTACCCATTAAATTCCTCTTATAAAATATGCGTCTACACTGACGAGGGTTGCGTAAGGCTTTGTACGTTTGGATAATGTGAAGGAGTGTGATTATTTTTGATCGGGCTTGTGGATGCAGATGATTCATGACAGACTCGAGACGCCTCTCCTTCCTCCCTGGCCCGTACGgcgcgcggggggggggggggggggggcggccaGAAAAGCTCTTTCATCACGGGC encodes:
- the tmem88b gene encoding transmembrane protein 88b; protein product: MSMNGTLEKGAHHQALDLSEELSPHNHLHQNHQHLHHSNSVASTAPATTPVGDSRVVVPPPYFMAEGGGGGDAPLELRGSLDCWACSVLVTAQNLVIAAINACLAGLVFGVILTPAIVMVVFGFLCHSTVRPHGTAHYCSDLLSDGGCVALLVVGFLLVTPLLVLALAAYCRLARHLQLGLCFIPYSRAVYKNLPPTQHRGLGGGCCGKRSNKESAKGKVWV